From the genome of Malus domestica chromosome 04, GDT2T_hap1, one region includes:
- the LOC103433851 gene encoding galactinol synthase 2 isoform X1, which yields MAPEITTPTAAIAATKPPSGPNRAYVTFLAGAGDYWKGVVGLAKGLRKVKSKYPLVVAMLPDVPEEHRRILISQGCVLREIEPVHPPPNQTQFAMAYYVINYSKLRIWEFVEYSKMIYLDGDIQVFENIDHLFDYPDNYFYAVKDCFCEPTWSSSPQYKIGYCQQCPN from the exons ATGGCTCCTGAGATCACCACCCCCACCGCCGCTATCGCTGCCACCAAACCACCAAGCGGGCCCAATAGGGCCTACGTCACCTTCTTGGCCGGTGCGGGAGACTACTGGAAAGGAGTTGTTGGCTTAGCCAAGGGGCTAAGAAAAGTGAAGAGCAAGTACCCGCTTGTTGTGGCCATGCTGCCCGACGTCCCCGAAGAGCACCGCCGGATTCTGATCTCTCAGGGCTGTGTGCTCAGAGAGATCGAGCCTGTGCACCCTCCTCCCAACCAGACCCAGTTCGCCATGGCATACTACGTCATCAACTACTCCAAGCTTCGCATTTGGGAG TTTGTGGAGTACAGCAAGATGATCTATTTGGACGGAGATATTCAAGTTTTTGAGAACATCGATCACCTCTTTGACTACCCGGACAACTACTTCTATGCTGTGAAGGACTGCTTCTGTGAGCCAACTTGGAGCAGTAGCCCACAGTATAAGATAGGGTACTGCCAGCAGTGCCCTAATTAG
- the LOC103433852 gene encoding chloroplast stem-loop binding protein of 41 kDa b, chloroplastic, whose product MARLVAVQPQQRNPSFSLLPPSSLSDFNGTKLLHSQLQCKRRASQPRGGALQVSASSAKKILIMGGTRFIGIFLSRLLVKEGHQVTLFTRGKAPITQQLPGESDADYTDFASKILHLKGDRKDYDFVKSSLSAEGYDVVYDINGREAEEVVPIIEGLPKLEQYIYCSSAGVYLKSDQLPHFETDAVDPKSRHKGKLETENLLESKGVNWTSIRPVYIYGPLNYNPVEEWFFHRLKAGRPIPVPNSGIQITQLGHVKDLATAFIKVLGNEKASKQVFNISGDKYVTFDGLAKACAKAAGFPEPEIIHYNPKEFDFGKKKAFPFRDQHFFASIDKAKSVLGWKPEYGLVEGLADSYNLDFGRGTFRKAADFSTDDIILGKSLVLT is encoded by the exons ATGGCAAGGTTGGTGGCTGTGCAACCGCAGCAGAGAAAcccatctttctctctcctccctccttcctctctctctgaCTTCAATGGCACCAAACTCCTCCACTCCCAACTCcag TGTAAAAGAAGGGCATCGCAGCCAAGAGGAGGGGCGCTGCAAGTTTCAGCATCGAGTGCAAAGAAGATTCTTATAATGGGGGGAACCCGGTTCATCGGCATCTTCTTGTCAAGACTCCTTGTTAAGGAGGGTCATCAG GTGACTCTGTTTACCAGAGGAAAAGCACCCATTACTCAGCAGTTGCCAGGAGAATCCGATGCGGATTACACAGATTTCGCTTCAAAG ATTTTGCACTTGAAAGGAGACAGAAAGGACTATGACTTTGTGAAATCCAGTCTTTCAGCTGAAGGTTATGATGTTGTTTACGATATAAATG GACGAGAGGCAGAAGAAGTTGTGCCGATAATTGAGGGACTACCGAAGTTAGAACA GTACATATACTGCTCTTCAGCCGGCGTCTATCTCAAATCTGATCAGCTACCTCACTTTGAG ACTGATGCAGTTGATCCAAAGAGCAGGCACAAGGGAAAGCTCGAGACAGAGAACTTGCTCGAATCAAAGGGTGTTAACTGGACTTCAATAAGGCCAGTCTACATCTATGGACCATTGAACTATAACCCTGTTGAAGAGTGGTTCTTCCACCGGTTGAAAGCTGGCCGCCCAATCCCAGTTCCAAACTCGGGGATACAAATTACACAGCTTGGTCATGTCAAG GACTTAGCGACAGCCTTCATTAAGGTTCTTGGTAACGAGAAGGCCAGCAAACAAGTATTCAACATCTCGGGAGACAAATATGTCACCTTTGACGGACTAGCGAAAGCATGCGCAAAG GCTGCTGGTTTTCCTGAGCCTGAGATCATTCACTACAACCCTAAAGAGTTCGATTTTGGCAAGAAGAAGGCCTTTCCATTCCGTGACCAG CATTTCTTTGCATCGATCGACAAAGCAAAGAGCGTGCTCGGATGGAAGCCCGAATATGGCCTGGTTGAAGGTCTTGCAGACTCGTACAACCTGGACTTTGGGAGAGGAACATTCAGGAAAGCAGCTGATTTCTCAACAGATGACATCATTCTTGGCAAAAGTCTTGTCCTCACCTAA
- the LOC103414096 gene encoding psbP domain-containing protein 1, chloroplastic-like isoform X2: MARLVVVQQQRQPSLSPLPSSFSHFNGTRLHAPQLQFRRKVSQPKETLHVAASNAKEISKERSQMSLFSRLKTPVSEHFRHDSDRDCVEFSSKTKDFAVPRRNAMALILSAYIFTGGGFGSAAFAQQSLVGLREYIDTFDGYSFKYPKNWIQVKGAGADIFFRDPYILDENISVEFSSPSSSNYKSIEDLGPPELAGKKVLKQYLTEFMSTRLGVRRESKILSTSSRVADDGKLYYQIEVNIKSYANNNELAVMPKDRLVRLEWDRRYLSVLGVENNQLYELRLQTPENVFVEEESDLRRVMESFRVNKIAV, translated from the exons ATGGCAAGGTTGGTGGTGGTGCAGCAGCAGAGAcagccttctctctctcctctcccctcttctttctctcacttCAATGGCACCAGACTCCACGCTCCTCAGCTCCAG TTTAGGAGAAAGGTTTCACAGCCAAAAGAAACATTACATGTTGCAGCATCAAACGCAAAGgaaatttccaaagaacgtagtCAG ATGAGTTTGTTTAGCAGACTGAAGACACCGGTTTCCGAGCACTTTCGACATGATTCAGATAGGGATTGTGTTGAATTTTCCTCAAAG ACTAAAGATTTTGCAGTTCCTAGGAGGAATGCAATGGCCTTAATCTTGTCAGCTTACATCTTCACCGGAGGCGGTTTTGGGAGTGCTGCATTTGCTCAGCAGTCTCTTGTAGGGTTAAGAGAATACATAGATACTTTTGATGGATATTCGTTCAAGTACCCTAAGAACTGGATCCAAGTGAAAGGCGCGGGAGCAGACATATTCTTCAGAGACCCTTACATTCTTGATGAAAATATCTCGGTGGAGTTTTCGTCTCCATCATCTTCCAACTACAAGAGCATCGAAGATCTTGGCCCGCCTGAACTAGCCGGAAAGAAAGTGCTTAAGCAGTACCTGACGGAGTTCATGTCTACCAGACTTGGCGTGAGGCGCGAATCCAAAATTCTTTCCACTTCTTCGAGAGTTGCTGATGATGGGAAGCTTTACTATCAAATTGAG GTGAACATAAAATCATATGCAAACAACAACGAGTTGGCTGTCATGCCGAAGGATCGATTAGTTCGTTTGGAATGGGACAGGCGGTACCTTTCGGTTCTAGGAGTCGAAAACAACCAGTTATACGAGTTGAGATTACAGACACCGGAAAATGTGTTTGTGGAGGAAGAAAGTGATCTTCGCCGGGTTATGGAGTCCTTCAGAGTGAACAAGATTGCTGTTTAG
- the LOC139195363 gene encoding alkaline/neutral invertase A, mitochondrial-like: protein MNSLSLLCHATMKPTCRILNRCRNSAFFGFPRPATWLHGLTKTGNSSSFCVNFEQNCQYHANPFRISGSGGVFDDARKASQVPSWSLGQSGIISRSYSAGIGTASRGVSVIASLASRFRNLSTSIETRVNDNNFEKIYVQGGINVKPLVERIDKDENIVGGEESRIEVGDGKKSESLNEATVVTSEREYSDIEKEAWRLLRDSVVTYCGNPVGTVAANDPGDKQLLNYDQVFIRDFVPSALAFLLKGEGEIVRNFLLHTLQLQSWEKTVDCYSPGQGLMPASFKVRTVPLDGNKTEEVLDPDFGESAIGRVAPVDSGLWWIILLRAYGKITGDYGLQERVDVQTGLKMILNLCLTDGFDMFPSLLVTDGSCMIDRRMGIHGHPLEIQALFYSALRCSREMLAVNDGSKNLVRAINNRLSALSFHIREYYWVDMKKMNEIYRYKTEEYSTEATNKFNIYPDQIPLWLMDWIPEEGGYFIGNLQPAHMDFRFFTLGNLWSIVSSLGTPKQNDAVLNLIEAKWDDLVGHMPLKISYPALEFEEWRIITGSDPKNTPWSYHNGGSWPTLLWQFTLACIKMGRIELAQKAAALAEKRLRSDRWPEYYDTRTGKFIGKQARLYQTWTIAGFLTTKMLLENPEKAALLFWDEDYELLEICVCALSKSGRKKCSRGAAKSQILV from the exons ATGAATTCCCTGAGTCTTCTTTGTCACGCAACAATGAAACCCACCTGTAGAATCCTCAATAGATGTCGAAACTCGGCGTTTTTTGGGTTCCCACGGCCTGCAACATGGCTGCATGGTTTGACGAAGACTGGAAATTCGTCCAGTTTTTGTGTCAATTTTGAGCAAAACTGCCAATATCACGCCAACCCTTTTCGTATTTCGGGGTCTGGAGGCGTTTTCGATGATGCCCGAAAAGCCTCTCAGGTTCCCAGTTGGAGTCTTGGCCAATCTGGGATAATATCTAGGTCTTATAGTGCTGGCATTGGCACAGCTAGTAGGGGTGTTTCTGTGATTGCTAGTTTGGCATCCAGGTTTCGGAACCTTTCAACGTCAATTGAGACCCGTGTGAATGATAACAATTTCGAGAAGATATATGTTCAGGGTGGTATAAATGTGAAGCCTTTGGTGGAGAGGATTGATAAGGATGAGAACATTGTGGGAGGGGAAGAATCGAGGATAGAAGTTGGTGATGGAAAGAAATCTGAAAGCTTGAATGAAGCTACGGTTGTGACTTCGGAGAGAGAGTATTCGGATATTGAGAAGGAGGCGTGGAGGCTATTGAGGGATTCGGTTGTGACATATTGTGGGAACCCTGTGGGGACTGTGGCTGCAAATGATCCCGGTGATAAGCAACTGCTGAATTATGATCAGGTCTTTATCCGTGATTTTGTTCCATCGGCACTTGCTTTCTTGCTTAAGGGAGAAGGGGAGATTGTGAGGAACTTCCTCCTCCATACATTGCAATTGCAG AGTTGGGAGAAAACTGTGGATTGCTATAGCCCAGGACAGGGATTGATGCCTGCAAGTTTTAAAGTTAGAACTGTACCTCTCGATGGAAATAAGACTGAAGAAGTTTTAGATCCAGATTTTGGTGAATCAGCTATTGGACGTGTTGCACCTGTAGATTCTG GATTATGGTGGATTATTCTGTTGAGGGCTTACGGAAAGATAACTGGTGACTATGGATTACAGGAGAGGGTGGATGTTCAAACAGGCTTGAAAATGATTCTGAACTTGTGCTTAACTGATGGGTTTGATATGTTTCCATCTCTTTTAGTCACTGATGGTTCCTGCATGATAGACCGGCGGATGGGTATCCATGGTCATCCCCTTGAGATCCAA GCCTTATTTTACTCGGCTCTTCGATGCTCCCGTGAGATGCTTGCTGTAAATGATGGATCCAAGAATTTGGTAAGGGCCATCAACAACAGACTCAGCGCTTTGTCATTCCACATCAGAGAATACTATTGGGTggatatgaaaaagatgaatgaGATATATCGATATAAGACAGAAGAGTACTCTACGGAGGCTACCAACAAGTTCAATATCTACCCTGATCAAATTCCTCTATGGTTAATGGACTGGATTCCAGAAGAAGGCGGGTATTTTATTGGCAATCTACAACCAGCCCACATGGACTTTAGGTTTTTCACTCTTGGAAATCTTTGGTCCATTGTTTCATCATTGGGTACTCCGAAGCAAAATGATGCTGTATTGAATTTGATTGAAGCCAAATGGGATGATCTTGTGGGCCATATGCCACTTAAGATATCCTACCCTGCCTTGGAGTTTGAAGAATGGCGTATAATCACTGGCAGCGACCCAAAGAATAC CCCATGGTCATATCATAATGGCGGATCCTGGCCAACGCTCCTGTGGCAG TTCACATTGGCATGCATCAAGATGGGCAGAATCGAACTAGCTCAGAAAGCAGCTGCTTTGGCTGAGAAGAGGCTTCGTTCTGACCGCTGGCCCGAATACTATGATACAAGGACAGGGAAGTTTATTGGAAAGCAAGCGCGGCTTTACCAAACATGGACCATTGCTGGGTTCCTTACAACTAAAATGCTGTTGGAGAATCCAGAGAAGGCGGCCTTGCTATTCTGGGACGAGGACTACGAACTTCTTGAGATCTGTGTTTGTGCACTTAGCAAGAGTGGCCGGAAAAAATGCTCCAGAGGTGCCGCTAAGTCTCAGATTCTTGTATAA
- the LOC103433851 gene encoding galactinol synthase 2 isoform X2, with translation MFVYEPSLPVYHDLLKTLQISPTTSFAEQDFLNVYFRDKYKPIPSNYNLVLAMLWRHPENIQLDQVKVVHYCANGSKPWRYTGKEENMEREDIKMLVKKWWDIYDDESLDYKNTVVSTEADVQPFKEAALSEAGVPDFATAPSAA, from the exons ATGTTTGTGTATGAGCCAAGCTTGCCGGTCTACCATGACCTCCTCAAAACCCTCCAGATTTCTCCCACCACATCTTTTGCCGAGCAG GACTTCTTGAACGTGTATTTCAGGGACAAATACAAGCCCATCCCTTCAAATTACAACCTTGTGTTGGCCATGTTATGGCGTCACCCTGAGAACATTCAACTTGACCAAGTCAAAGTTGTTCACTATTGTGCCAAC gGTTCTAAGCCATGGAGATACACTGGGAAGGAGGAGAACATGGAGAGGGAAGACATTAAGATGCTGGTGAAGAAATGGTGGGATATTTACGACGATGAGTCATTGGACTACAAGAATACCGTGGTTTCAACTGAGGCTGATGTGCAGCCATTCAAGGAGGCGGCCCTATCGGAGGCTGGCGTGCCCGACTTCGCTACCGCCCCATCTGCCGCTTAA
- the LOC139195364 gene encoding protein RTF1 homolog has protein sequence MSDLELESDLLEAAGRTSSAGKKQYRLPSSRKQHGGSYSDDGSNSMDEDDDHGSKKPSQVPLKKRFEPTERGSDKEHDSSDDGSDHEGESSDESDIGPDLYKNDADRKRLAAMSELEREMILTSRAEKKGGKDFMEKLRSKRGNAISTQSSKEDPLPFSRGVRSSARAADKSATMDDALNKLRAKRLKQQDSKDHHKLRDASKGGAGSQDISPSKRNMSCSSQIETLDRLPTEEEADDEFFDSDEERSEAPTFQDIRDITIPRSKLGKWVMEPFFEELIEGCFVRVGCGRSSEGSVYRLCMVQNVDATNPGREYKLEDKVTHKYLNCVFGSESSASKWPMANVSDSPPQENEFEQWFKEVRRTAGQMPSKQEVLEKKEALLKSNTFIYSATTVKQMLQEKKASARPVNIAVEKERLRRQLDVAESKGDEEEAKRIKTRLQELEASRQTQGKDSKAIRLAEMNRKNRVENFKNASGLKPVNMNLKSGEAGYDPFSRRWTQSRNYYVARPGGGDGAAAERGDEAAEATDGTTGKGSNKEKANVAGQLGMQATEAALEAAAGAGKLVDTSAPVDKGTETNMLHNFELPFSLAPLQKYGGLQGAGIAYMERKQRIEATVGRRVLDDGRGHASTLSIKDYMRLQEMHRLRRGS, from the coding sequence ATGTCAGACTTAGAATTGGAAAGTGACCTCCTTGAGGCAGCAGGAAGAACTAGTTCAGCTGGGAAAAAGCAGTACCGGCTTCCATCTTCTAGAAAGCAACATGGAGGTTCCTATTCTGATGATGGAAGTAACTCCatggatgaagatgatgatcaTGGAAGCAAGAAGCCCTCTCAAGTACCTCTGAAGAAGAGGTTTGAACCTACTGAAAGGGGCAGTGACAAAGAACATGATTCTAGTGATGATGGTTCTGATCATGAGGGTGAAAGTAGTGATGAATCTGATATTGGCCCCGATCTTTACAAGAATGATGCTGACAGGAAACGGCTTGCAGCAATGAGTGAACTTGAAAGAGAGATGATTTTGACAAGTAGAGCAGAGAAGAAAGGCGGCAAGGATTTCATGGAAAAGTTGAGATCAAAAAGAGGCAATGCTATATCTACACAATCAAGtaaagaggatcctcttccattCTCTCGCGGTGTACGCTCATCAGCCAGGGCTGCTGACAAGTCAGCCACTATGGATGATGCATTGAATAAATTACGAGCAAAACGTCTGAAGCAACAAGACTCAAAGGATCACCATAAGTTGAGGGACGCGTCAAAAGGAGGTGCAGGTAGCCAGGATATATCACCAAGCAAGCGTAATATGAGTTGCTCCAGTCAAATCGAGACTCTGGACAGGTTGCCTACTGAAGAGGAAGCGGATGATGAATTCTTTGACAGCGATGAGGAACGTTCAGAGGCACCCACATTTCAGGACATAAGGGATATTACCATACCAAGGTCAAAACTTGGAAAATGGGTCATGGAACCATTTTTTGAGGAGTTAATCGAGGGCTGCTTTGTTAGGGTTGGATGTGGCAGATCATCAGAAGGTTCTGTCTACAGGCTCTGCATGGTTCAGAATGTGGATGCCACAAATCCTGGCCGGGAGTATAAGCTAGAGGATAAAGTCACACATAAATATTTGAATTGTGTTTTTGGCAGCGAAAGTTCTGCTTCCAAATGGCCGATGGCTAATGTCTCAGATTCTCCTCCGCAGGAGAACGAGTTTGAACAGTGGTTTAAGGAAGTGCGGCGTACCGCTGGCCAAATGCCAAGTAAACAGGAGGTATTAGAAAAGAAGGAGGCTCTTCTGAAATCAAATACATTTATTTACTCGGCAACTACTGTGAAGCAAATGTTGCAGGAGAAAAAGGCCTCAGCAAGGCCCGTTAACATTGCAGTTGAGAAGGAACGATTGAGGAGGCAGTTGGATGTTGCAGAAAGTAAAGGCGATGAGGAAGAAGCTAAGAGGATCAAGACAAGGCTCCAGGAATTAGAAGCATCCAGGCAAACTCAGGGGAAAGATAGCAAAGCTATTCGATTAGCTGAAATGAACAGGAAGAACAGGGTCGAGAATTTTAAAAATGCTTCAGGGTTGAAACCAGTGAATATGAATCTGAAATCAGGGGAGGCTGGCTATGATCCGTTCTCGAGAAGATGGACTCAATCGAGAAATTATTATGTTGCAAGGCCTGGAGGAGGCGATGGAGCTGCTGCTGAACGAGGCGATGAAGCTGCTGAAGCAACAGATGGAACTACTGGTAAGGGCAGCAACAAGGAAAAGGCAAATGTAGCGGGACAGCTTGGTATGCAAGCAACAGAGGCAGCATTGGAAGCAGCAGCAGGTGCAGGGAAGTTGGTTGATACAAGTGCTCCTGTGGACAAAGGGACAGAAACAAATATGCTGCACAACTTCGAGCTGCCATTTTCGTTGGCTCCACTGCAGAAGTACGGTGGACTTCAGGGCGCTGGGATTGCATACATGGAGAGGAAACAAAGGATCGAAGCAACAGTCGGGCGTCGAGTGCTGGATGACGGGAGGGGGCATGCTTCGACCTTGTCCATTAAGGACTATATGAGACTGCAGGAGATGCACCGCCTTCGCCGTGGTTCGTAA
- the LOC103414096 gene encoding psbP domain-containing protein 1, chloroplastic-like isoform X1, with amino-acid sequence MARLVVVQQQRQPSLSPLPSSFSHFNGTRLHAPQLQFRRKVSQPKETLHVAASNAKEISKERSQQMSLFSRLKTPVSEHFRHDSDRDCVEFSSKTKDFAVPRRNAMALILSAYIFTGGGFGSAAFAQQSLVGLREYIDTFDGYSFKYPKNWIQVKGAGADIFFRDPYILDENISVEFSSPSSSNYKSIEDLGPPELAGKKVLKQYLTEFMSTRLGVRRESKILSTSSRVADDGKLYYQIEVNIKSYANNNELAVMPKDRLVRLEWDRRYLSVLGVENNQLYELRLQTPENVFVEEESDLRRVMESFRVNKIAV; translated from the exons ATGGCAAGGTTGGTGGTGGTGCAGCAGCAGAGAcagccttctctctctcctctcccctcttctttctctcacttCAATGGCACCAGACTCCACGCTCCTCAGCTCCAG TTTAGGAGAAAGGTTTCACAGCCAAAAGAAACATTACATGTTGCAGCATCAAACGCAAAGgaaatttccaaagaacgtagtCAG cAGATGAGTTTGTTTAGCAGACTGAAGACACCGGTTTCCGAGCACTTTCGACATGATTCAGATAGGGATTGTGTTGAATTTTCCTCAAAG ACTAAAGATTTTGCAGTTCCTAGGAGGAATGCAATGGCCTTAATCTTGTCAGCTTACATCTTCACCGGAGGCGGTTTTGGGAGTGCTGCATTTGCTCAGCAGTCTCTTGTAGGGTTAAGAGAATACATAGATACTTTTGATGGATATTCGTTCAAGTACCCTAAGAACTGGATCCAAGTGAAAGGCGCGGGAGCAGACATATTCTTCAGAGACCCTTACATTCTTGATGAAAATATCTCGGTGGAGTTTTCGTCTCCATCATCTTCCAACTACAAGAGCATCGAAGATCTTGGCCCGCCTGAACTAGCCGGAAAGAAAGTGCTTAAGCAGTACCTGACGGAGTTCATGTCTACCAGACTTGGCGTGAGGCGCGAATCCAAAATTCTTTCCACTTCTTCGAGAGTTGCTGATGATGGGAAGCTTTACTATCAAATTGAG GTGAACATAAAATCATATGCAAACAACAACGAGTTGGCTGTCATGCCGAAGGATCGATTAGTTCGTTTGGAATGGGACAGGCGGTACCTTTCGGTTCTAGGAGTCGAAAACAACCAGTTATACGAGTTGAGATTACAGACACCGGAAAATGTGTTTGTGGAGGAAGAAAGTGATCTTCGCCGGGTTATGGAGTCCTTCAGAGTGAACAAGATTGCTGTTTAG
- the LOC103414096 gene encoding psbP domain-containing protein 1, chloroplastic-like isoform X3 — MARLVVVQQQRQPSLSPLPSSFSHFNGTRLHAPQLQMSLFSRLKTPVSEHFRHDSDRDCVEFSSKTKDFAVPRRNAMALILSAYIFTGGGFGSAAFAQQSLVGLREYIDTFDGYSFKYPKNWIQVKGAGADIFFRDPYILDENISVEFSSPSSSNYKSIEDLGPPELAGKKVLKQYLTEFMSTRLGVRRESKILSTSSRVADDGKLYYQIEVNIKSYANNNELAVMPKDRLVRLEWDRRYLSVLGVENNQLYELRLQTPENVFVEEESDLRRVMESFRVNKIAV; from the exons ATGGCAAGGTTGGTGGTGGTGCAGCAGCAGAGAcagccttctctctctcctctcccctcttctttctctcacttCAATGGCACCAGACTCCACGCTCCTCAGCTCCAG ATGAGTTTGTTTAGCAGACTGAAGACACCGGTTTCCGAGCACTTTCGACATGATTCAGATAGGGATTGTGTTGAATTTTCCTCAAAG ACTAAAGATTTTGCAGTTCCTAGGAGGAATGCAATGGCCTTAATCTTGTCAGCTTACATCTTCACCGGAGGCGGTTTTGGGAGTGCTGCATTTGCTCAGCAGTCTCTTGTAGGGTTAAGAGAATACATAGATACTTTTGATGGATATTCGTTCAAGTACCCTAAGAACTGGATCCAAGTGAAAGGCGCGGGAGCAGACATATTCTTCAGAGACCCTTACATTCTTGATGAAAATATCTCGGTGGAGTTTTCGTCTCCATCATCTTCCAACTACAAGAGCATCGAAGATCTTGGCCCGCCTGAACTAGCCGGAAAGAAAGTGCTTAAGCAGTACCTGACGGAGTTCATGTCTACCAGACTTGGCGTGAGGCGCGAATCCAAAATTCTTTCCACTTCTTCGAGAGTTGCTGATGATGGGAAGCTTTACTATCAAATTGAG GTGAACATAAAATCATATGCAAACAACAACGAGTTGGCTGTCATGCCGAAGGATCGATTAGTTCGTTTGGAATGGGACAGGCGGTACCTTTCGGTTCTAGGAGTCGAAAACAACCAGTTATACGAGTTGAGATTACAGACACCGGAAAATGTGTTTGTGGAGGAAGAAAGTGATCTTCGCCGGGTTATGGAGTCCTTCAGAGTGAACAAGATTGCTGTTTAG
- the LOC103433853 gene encoding AP-3 complex subunit mu, with the protein MLQCIFLLSDSGEVMLEKQLTGQRVDRSICTWFWEHTVSQGDSPKLQSVIASPTHYLFQVLREGITFLACTQVEMPPLMGIEFLCRVADVLTDYLGSLNEDLIKDNFVIVYELLDEMIDNGFPLTTEPNILREMIAPPNIANKMLSVVTGNSSNVSDILPGATSSCIPWRTTNLKYANNEVYVDLVEEMDAIINRDGVLVKCEIYGEVQVNSHLSGVPDLTLSFANPAVLDDVRFHPCVRFRPWEAHQILSFVPPDGQFKLMSYRVRKLKSSPIYVKPQLTSDAGTCRVSVLVGIRNDPGKTIDSITVQFQLPSCVLSADLNSNYGTVNILANKTCSWTIGKIPKDKAPAMSGTLVLETGLERLHVFPTFQVGFRIMGVALSGLKIDKLDLKNLPKPPYKGFRALTRAGEFEVRS; encoded by the exons atgttgcAGTGCATATTTCTGCTATCGGATTCTGG TGAGGTAATGCTGGAGAAACAACTTACTGGGCAGCGTGTGGACCGCTCGATATGCACATGGTTCTGGGAGCATACGGTTTCTCAAGGTGATTCCCCCAAG CTGCAATCGGTAATTGCTTCACCAACGCATTATCTTTTCCAAGTTCTTCGCGAGGGGATAACGTTTTTAGCTTGTACCCAAGTTGAAATGCCGCCTTTGATGGGCATCGAG TTTCTGTGCAGGGTGGCTGATGTCCTGACAGATTATCTCGGCAGCTTGAATGAAGACTTGATTAAAGATAACTTTGTCATTGTATATGAG CTTCTGGATGAGATGATTGACAATGGCTTCCCTCTCACGACAGAACCGAATATTCTGAGAGAGATGATTGCTCCACCAAATATAGCAAACAAGATGTTGAGTGTAGTCACTGGCAACAGTTCCAACGTGAGCGACATACTTCCAGGTGCAACGTCATCTTGCATTCCATGGAGAACAACGAACCTGAAATATGCAAACAATGAAGTTTATGTTGATCTTGTTGAAGAAATGGATGCAATTATAAACAG GGATGGGGTCCTGGTGAAATGTGAGATATATGGTGAAGTTCAAGTAAACTCCCATCTCTCTGGTGTTCCCGATTTGACTCTTTCATTTGCAAACCCTGCTGTTCTTGATGATGTAAGATTTCATCCGTGTGTTCGGTTTCGCCCATGGGAAGCCCATCAAATTCTGTCTTTTGTGCCCCCTGACGGACAGTTTAAGTTAATGAGTTACAG GGTTAGAAAGTTGAAGAGCTCTCCAATATATGTAAAGCCCCAGCTAACCTCAGATGCTGGGACATGTCGTGTTAGTGTGTTGGTTGGAATACGAAATGATCCTGGAAAGACGATTGATTCAATAACTGTGCAGTTCCAACTTCCTTCCTGCGTTTTATCAGCTGATCTGAACTCGAATTATGGAACCGTGAACATTCTTGCTAACAAG ACTTGTTCATGGACGATTGGGAAGATTCCTAAAGACAAAGCCCCTGCCATGTCTGGGACATTAGTGCTTGAAACAGGATTAGAGCGCCTTCATGTTTTTCCGACATTTCAAGTGGGTTTTAGGATCATGGGCGTTGCTCTCTCCGGCTTGAAAATAGATAAACTGGATTTGAAGAACCTACCAAAACCACCTTATAAGGGTTTTCGAGCTCTCACTCGAGCAGGGGAATTTGAAGTCAGGTCATAA